One part of the Syngnathus acus chromosome 17, fSynAcu1.2, whole genome shotgun sequence genome encodes these proteins:
- the LOC119137612 gene encoding ras-related protein Rab-8A-like, with protein MAKTYDYLFKLLLIGDSGVGKTCVLFRFSEDAFNSTFISTIGIDFKIRTIELEGKKIKLQIWDTAGQERFRTITTAYYRGAMGIMLVYDITNEKSFENIKNWIRNIEEHATSDVEKMVLGNKCDINDKRQVSKDRGEKLALEYGIKFIETSAKANINVESAFMTLARDIKSKMDTKMEGNTPQGGSQGVKILETRKKSSFFHCSLL; from the exons ATGGCGAAGACGTACGACTATTTGTTTAAACTGCTATTAATTGGAGACTCCGGGGTCGGAAAGACATGCGTCCTTTTCAGGTTTTCCGAAGACGCCTTCAATtctacgttcatatcaaccaTAG GCATAGATTTCAAGATAAGGACAATAGAGCTCGAAGGCAAGAAGATCAAGTTGCAGATATG GGATACAGCCGGTCAGGAGCGCTTCCGAACAATCACGACAGCCTACTACAGAGGAGCCATG GGAATAATGCTCGTCTATGACATCACCAATGAGAAGTCCTTTGAAAATATCAAGAACTGGATTAGGAACATCGAGGAG CATGCGACATCTGACGTTGAGAAGATGGTTCTCGGCAATAAATGCGACATCAATGACAAGCGACAAGTTTCCAAAGACAGGGGTGAGAAG CTTGCTTTAGAGTATGGCATCAAGTTCATTGAGACAAGCGCAAAGGCCAACATCAACGTGGAGAGC GCCTTTATGACTCTTGCCAGGGACATCAAATCCAAAATGGACACCAAAATG GAGGGGAACACACCCCAGGGGGGCAGCCAAGGAGTGAAGATTCTGGAGACACggaaaaaaagcagcttcTTCCACTGCAGCCTCCTTTGA